Proteins from one Juglans microcarpa x Juglans regia isolate MS1-56 chromosome 6S, Jm3101_v1.0, whole genome shotgun sequence genomic window:
- the LOC121237588 gene encoding AT-hook motif nuclear-localized protein 5-like isoform X1, with product MDGREAMALSSGSASYYIHRGGVGGVSETQSGVLQAPPGFRAVLNQGIPAQPNIRGSSVGQAFSVERPHANFTHGISIGVSPGVHSGEPVKKKRGRPRKYGPDGSVSLRLSSMSASPTTPGSNALTQKRARGRPPGSGRKQQLATLGEWMNSSAGVAFAPHVITIGVGEDIVAKILSFSQQRPRAVCILSGSGTVSSVTLRQPASTDVSVRYEGHFQILCLSGSFLVAEDGGPRNRTGGISVSISSHDGLVIGGSVAMLIAATPVQVVVCSFVYGDSKTKTKQVADPNQGSEAQRRDKLATPTSAMPTQNYAPPVTGMWPSSRPVEMRNQHTGIDLTRG from the exons ATGGATGGGAGAGAAGCCATGGCCTTGTCTAGTGGGTCAGCTTCTTATTACATACATAGAGGTGGAGTTGGTGGTGTGTCTGAAACGCAGTCTGGAGTGTTACAAGCACCACCTGGGTTCAGAGCCGTGTTGAATCAGGGTATTCCCGCTCAGCCCAATATCCGGGGCAGCTCGGTTGGACAGGCATTTTCAGTGGAGCGGCCACATGCCAATTTCACTCATGGCATTAGCATAGGAGTCTCTCCTGGAGTTCATTCAGGTGAGCCTgtaaagaagaagagagggaggCCCAGGAAATACGGTCCTGATGGCTCAGTCTCTCTGCGACTGTCTTCTATGTCCGCTTCTCCTACTACACCAGGTTCGAACGCGCTGACCCAGAAGCGGGCTAGGGGGCGGCCACCTGGGAGTGGGAGAAAGCAGCAACTAGCCACTCTTg GTGAATGGATGAACAGTTCAGCTGGAGTGGCTTTTGCACCGCATGTTATCACCATTGGTGTTGGGGAG GACATTGTcgcaaaaatattatcattttcacAACAGAGGCCAAGGGCTGTGTGCATCTTGTCAGGCAGTGGTACAGTTTCTTCAGTAACGCTACGTCAACCTGCATCCACTGATGTCAGTGTCAGATATGAG GGCCATTTCCAGATACTATGCTTGTCTGGTTCTTTCTTGGTTGCTGAAGATGGTGGCCCACGCAATCGGACAGGTGGTATAAGTGTTTCCATTTCCAGTCATGATGGTCTTGTTATTGGTGGTTCTGTTGCAATGCTTATTGCAGCAACCCCAGTTCAG GTGGTAGTGTGCAGTTTTGTGTATGGCGATTCTAAGACCAAGACCAAACAAGTGGCTGATCCCAATCAGGGTTCGGAGGCTCAGCGCCGCGATAAGTTAGCCACACCAACTAGTGCCATGCCTACTCAAAATTATGCACCCCCTGTGACAGGCATGTGGCCCAGTTCTCGCCCAGTTGAAATGCGAAACCAGCATACTGGTATTGACTTGACGCGTGGATGA
- the LOC121237588 gene encoding AT-hook motif nuclear-localized protein 5-like isoform X2, whose amino-acid sequence MDGREAMALSSGSASYYIHRGGVGGVSETQSGVLQAPPGFRAVLNQGIPAQPNIRGSSVGQAFSVERPHANFTHGISIGVSPGVHSGEWMNSSAGVAFAPHVITIGVGEDIVAKILSFSQQRPRAVCILSGSGTVSSVTLRQPASTDVSVRYEGHFQILCLSGSFLVAEDGGPRNRTGGISVSISSHDGLVIGGSVAMLIAATPVQVVVCSFVYGDSKTKTKQVADPNQGSEAQRRDKLATPTSAMPTQNYAPPVTGMWPSSRPVEMRNQHTGIDLTRG is encoded by the exons ATGGATGGGAGAGAAGCCATGGCCTTGTCTAGTGGGTCAGCTTCTTATTACATACATAGAGGTGGAGTTGGTGGTGTGTCTGAAACGCAGTCTGGAGTGTTACAAGCACCACCTGGGTTCAGAGCCGTGTTGAATCAGGGTATTCCCGCTCAGCCCAATATCCGGGGCAGCTCGGTTGGACAGGCATTTTCAGTGGAGCGGCCACATGCCAATTTCACTCATGGCATTAGCATAGGAGTCTCTCCTGGAGTTCATTCAG GTGAATGGATGAACAGTTCAGCTGGAGTGGCTTTTGCACCGCATGTTATCACCATTGGTGTTGGGGAG GACATTGTcgcaaaaatattatcattttcacAACAGAGGCCAAGGGCTGTGTGCATCTTGTCAGGCAGTGGTACAGTTTCTTCAGTAACGCTACGTCAACCTGCATCCACTGATGTCAGTGTCAGATATGAG GGCCATTTCCAGATACTATGCTTGTCTGGTTCTTTCTTGGTTGCTGAAGATGGTGGCCCACGCAATCGGACAGGTGGTATAAGTGTTTCCATTTCCAGTCATGATGGTCTTGTTATTGGTGGTTCTGTTGCAATGCTTATTGCAGCAACCCCAGTTCAG GTGGTAGTGTGCAGTTTTGTGTATGGCGATTCTAAGACCAAGACCAAACAAGTGGCTGATCCCAATCAGGGTTCGGAGGCTCAGCGCCGCGATAAGTTAGCCACACCAACTAGTGCCATGCCTACTCAAAATTATGCACCCCCTGTGACAGGCATGTGGCCCAGTTCTCGCCCAGTTGAAATGCGAAACCAGCATACTGGTATTGACTTGACGCGTGGATGA